One stretch of Glycine soja cultivar W05 chromosome 7, ASM419377v2, whole genome shotgun sequence DNA includes these proteins:
- the LOC114417987 gene encoding 1-aminocyclopropane-1-carboxylate oxidase-like, translated as MQSPLTPMPEITVDFRAPPPSPVASGRRSTVTNDDVLTEFLEASLRVPDLVLPDKIFPKQKQLEAPPEVDFVSLCFHCDDALRDVVSDSLARLGCFQLLNHGIPLQLMAAVAEAAGGIFEVPPTNRASATRSPEKPWGFEEYHAGEEVGDGSEEFVWCNDNELNSKMEGIWPIGYPNFSEKIEKLKSRIEMVGRKMLPVILEKGRIEFVGGHDEVGTLCCVYKHRRDNSVSSSLKYDVIRMLIRGTDYSHSFCFHVCNGSSHFHLYSKKTWLSFCPQPAALIVTAGDQTQILSGGLYKHVIGRPIFKGEKEESISMAFLYSTQTTKNNFQTSRGRTISLCQQAILALILPLVYHVMIFFYNKLN; from the exons ATGCAATCGCCATTAACGCCAATGCCGGAAATCACCGTCGATTTCCGCGCTCCGCCGCCCTCTCCGGTGGCCTCTGGCCGGAGATCCACCGTCACCAACGACGACGTTTTGACGGAGTTTTTAGAGGCCTCGCTCCGCGTCCCCGATCTCGTCTTGCCTGACAAGATCTTCCCCAAACAGAAGCAGCTCGAAGCGCCTCCCGAGGTTGACTTCGTCTCCCTCTGCTTCCACTGCGACGACGCTCTTCGTGACGTCGTTTCCGACTCGCTCGCCAGACTCGGATGCTTCCAGCTGCTCAACCACGGGATTCCACTACAGCTCATGGCCGCAGTCGCTGAGGCCGCCGGTGGAATCTTTGAAGTGCCGCCGACGAATAGAGCGTCGGCCACAAGGTCGCCAGAGAAGCCCTGGGGATTCGAGGAGTATCACGCGGGAGAGGAAGTTGGAGATGGGAGTGAAGAATTCGTGTGGTGCAATGACAACGAGttaaactcaaaaatggagggAATTTGGCCAATTGGATATCCAAATTTCAG TGAGAAGATAGAAAAGCTTAAATCACGCATAGAGATGGTGGGTAGGAAAATGTTGCCTGTGATATTGGAAAAGGGGAGGATAGAATTTGTGGGTGGGCATGATGAGGTTGGGACACTTTGCTGCGTTTACAAGCATCGACGAGATAATAGCGTTAGCAGCTCCCTGAAATATGACGTGATTAGAATGCTGATTAGGGGAACTGATTACTCACATTCATTCTGCTTCCATGTTTGTAATGGATCTTCACACTTTCACCTTTACTCCAAGAAAACTTGGCTCTCTTTCTGCCCTCAGCCAGCTGCCCTTATTGTCACCGCTGGAGATCAAACCCAG ATATTGAGTGGTGGACTGTACAAGCACGTGATTGGAAGGCCAATCTTTaaaggagagaaagaagagagcaTTTCAATGGCTTTCCTCTATTCTACTCAAACAACGAAGAACAATTTTCAAACCAGTAGGGGAAGAACTATTTCACTTTGCCAGCAAGCCATCTTGGCTTTAATTCTTCCCCTTGTGTACCATGTCATGATTTTTTTCTACAATAAACTTAATTAA
- the LOC114417988 gene encoding protein SAWADEE HOMEODOMAIN HOMOLOG 1-like produces MEKLGLTESPFPKLSSDEILELERIYEDMGGKVLNRKSCLEIAKRFSSSSNGAGKTSLSWQQVRLWFKNNQRMLLGKDISSSDLLKISADLAESPLLGNGKGKQAAALDDLGFEARSTKDIAWHDVSMFLNYRVLSTGELEVRVRYAGFGKEQDEWMNVKLGVRERSIPLEPSECHKVKDGDLVLCFLEREDYALYCDARIVKIHRKIHDPTECTCTFIVRFVHDNTEEGVSFDRICCRPTQEESACYPDLALDPTSSPSLNVTLNTIESLWG; encoded by the exons ATGGAAAAGCTAGGTTTAACTGAATCTCCATTCCCCAAGCTCTCTTCAGATGAG ATTCTGGAATTGGAAAGAATATACGAAGACATGGGAGGAAAAGTGCTAAATCGGAAGTCATGCCTGGAGATTGCTAAACGTTTTAG TTCCTCATCAAATGGTGCTGGTAAAACTTCCTTATCATGGCAACAg GTGCGGCTGTGGTTCAAAAATAATCAGAGAATGTTACTGGGTAAAGATATCTCATCTTCTGACCTGCTGAAAATATCTGCTGATCTTGCAGAGTCACCTCTTTTAGGAAATGGAAAAG GTAAACAAGCTGCAGCTCTCGATGACTTGGGATTTGAAGCAAGATCTACAAAAGACATTGCATG GCATGATGTTTCAATGTTCCTTAACTACAGAGTTCTGAGTACAGGCGAACTt GAAGTCCGCGTACGATATGCTGGATTTGGGAAAGAGCAGGATGAGTGGATGAATGTGAAATTGGGGGTGCGGGAGAGATCTATTCCATTAGAACCTTCAGAGTGTCACAAGGTGAAGGATGGAGATCTTGTACTATGTTTCCTG GAAAGAGAAGATTATGCCCTCTATTGTGATGCTCGAATTGTAAAAATCCATAGGAAGATACATGATCCAACAGAGTGTACGTGCACCTTCATTGTTCGATTCGTCCATGACAACACTGAG GAAGGAGTTTCTTTTGACAGGATATGCTGTAGGCCTACACAAGAGGAATCTGCTTGCTACCCAGATCTTGCCCTTGATCCCACCTCAAGTCCCTCCTTAAATGTCACCTTAAATACCATAGAGTCCTTGTGGGGATAA